Proteins found in one Pelorhabdus rhamnosifermentans genomic segment:
- the citD gene encoding citrate lyase acyl carrier protein has protein sequence MSQIKKMAIAGTMESNDILITVAPAAAGAGIAIELTSPVLKQYGRQMKAIIEEVLAEHHVTDAVINGSDKGALDCTIKARLITALERAGE, from the coding sequence ATGAGTCAGATTAAAAAAATGGCAATCGCCGGAACGATGGAATCCAATGATATCTTAATTACCGTCGCCCCGGCAGCAGCCGGAGCGGGGATCGCAATTGAACTAACGAGCCCCGTATTAAAGCAATACGGCAGGCAAATGAAAGCCATAATTGAAGAAGTTTTAGCTGAGCATCATGTAACAGATGCCGTCATTAATGGCAGTGATAAAGGTGCATTAGATTGCACAATCAAAGCGCGGTTAATTACCGCGCTGGAAAGAGCAGGGGAGTGA
- a CDS encoding DASS family sodium-coupled anion symporter, whose product MSKKMRAIITLLPLIVIWLIPVPNGLTPQAWHLFAIFMATVFGFVLSPLANGSIALMSLVFAILTGNLTLAQALSSFANSTVWLIVSAFLFAKGFILTGLGKRIAYMITRAFGDSTLKLAYSLAISDVIIGPATPSNTARAGGVLFPIVSSLCASFDSLPGPTAKKLGNFLMLSSFHVDIIVSTMFLTAMAANPLAAELAKKTLGVSISWGAWFQAAIVPGIIGLIVIPFFIYKMCPPELKKTPEAKEFAKKELEKMGPASKREKMMFGVFILSLILWATSTITKIDATTVALLGVCIMLATDVIQWGEVIGATKAWDSLVWVGAVVGLAGFLNTTGFIGWFAKSVAAMLVGTNWMVAFIVAVLVYMYSHYAFASMTAHVTAMYAALAAVAVAAGAPTFLTVLALAFTANICGCMTHYGTGPAPIYFGAGYVSQGEWWKIGFLVSVLHLVIWIGIGGIWWKILGLW is encoded by the coding sequence TTGAGTAAGAAAATGCGTGCTATTATTACTTTACTACCTTTAATTGTGATTTGGCTCATACCCGTTCCGAACGGATTAACCCCGCAGGCTTGGCATTTATTCGCTATTTTTATGGCTACTGTATTTGGATTTGTTTTGTCACCGCTTGCGAATGGGTCTATTGCTCTGATGAGCCTTGTTTTTGCCATACTAACAGGAAATTTGACCCTGGCTCAGGCGCTGTCGTCTTTTGCTAACAGTACAGTATGGCTGATTGTTTCTGCTTTCTTGTTTGCCAAAGGTTTTATTTTAACGGGTCTAGGTAAAAGAATTGCCTATATGATTACCCGCGCCTTTGGTGATAGTACATTGAAGCTGGCTTATTCTCTTGCAATCAGCGATGTGATCATTGGACCTGCAACACCATCCAATACAGCACGTGCTGGCGGCGTACTTTTCCCTATCGTATCTAGTTTGTGTGCTTCTTTTGATTCTCTACCTGGACCGACAGCAAAAAAATTGGGAAATTTTTTGATGCTGTCATCATTTCATGTGGATATTATTGTTTCCACTATGTTTTTAACAGCTATGGCTGCCAATCCTTTAGCAGCTGAATTAGCTAAGAAAACTTTAGGTGTCAGTATTAGTTGGGGAGCTTGGTTTCAAGCTGCCATTGTGCCTGGCATTATTGGCCTAATTGTCATTCCTTTCTTCATTTACAAGATGTGCCCGCCAGAACTCAAGAAAACCCCTGAAGCCAAGGAGTTTGCTAAAAAAGAACTTGAAAAAATGGGACCTGCTTCGAAGCGGGAAAAAATGATGTTTGGTGTTTTTATTCTTTCACTTATTCTATGGGCAACGTCGACGATTACCAAAATTGATGCAACAACCGTTGCTTTGCTTGGTGTTTGTATTATGCTTGCAACCGATGTTATTCAATGGGGTGAAGTTATTGGTGCAACGAAAGCTTGGGATTCACTTGTTTGGGTAGGTGCTGTTGTTGGTTTGGCTGGATTTTTAAATACAACAGGCTTTATTGGTTGGTTTGCAAAATCAGTCGCAGCTATGTTGGTCGGAACAAATTGGATGGTTGCTTTTATTGTTGCTGTTCTTGTTTATATGTATTCTCATTATGCTTTTGCCAGTATGACGGCTCATGTTACAGCCATGTATGCGGCACTGGCGGCTGTGGCCGTGGCGGCAGGAGCGCCGACCTTTCTGACGGTTCTTGCACTTGCTTTTACAGCGAATATTTGCGGTTGTATGACTCATTATGGTACAGGTCCGGCTCCGATTTACTTTGGTGCAGGTTATGTTAGCCAAGGTGAGTGGTGGAAGATTGGATTCCTTGTTTCTGTCCTTCACCTGGTTATTTGGATTGGAATTGGCGGTATTTGGTGGAAAATTCTTGGTCTCTGGTAA
- a CDS encoding ATP-binding protein encodes MIGTRRLPIHYHIMILTVTLVCLVLVVSGYFAIKNMDQQIEENITKQALNMGRLLASDAFVIRAMQSDHPSASLQPYAERWRITTGASFIVFANMQQIRFTHTIPENIGKPLTDLYREPVLHGEEYVYSGKGSLDPSLRANVPIFNDLGVQIGLVSIGFDLAAMKDQEEQATKLTLYGLFIALAASIVGSILVAGHIKKAIHGLEPYEIASLMQEREATLAALHEGLVSVDKDGRIGLINKEAARVFGINQDSLLGCSFRDLLGSDHLGEVIHTGKALYNQEFRVKDIIIVSNSVPIFVEGQVIGAVFTFRDRTEISRLAEEMTGVHRFVDLLRAQAHEFKNKLHTVSGLIQLGCYEQAVNYIVENASNHQGNFEQLRSQIKDSVTFGLLYGKSNRAEELGIQMTIDPKTSLGILPGSMTSGDLVIILGNLIENAFEAVIDETDKRVRVKIEQVHQLVTIEVENSGPAIASDLGDEIFLRGVSTKGESRGVGLALVSEKVSIHSGKIFYCNQPAGGVLFTVIIPDK; translated from the coding sequence TTGATAGGGACGAGAAGACTGCCCATTCATTATCACATTATGATTCTGACGGTGACCTTGGTATGCTTGGTACTTGTTGTTTCCGGCTATTTCGCCATCAAGAATATGGACCAGCAAATTGAGGAGAATATAACAAAACAAGCTTTGAATATGGGGCGGTTACTTGCTTCGGATGCTTTTGTCATAAGAGCCATGCAGTCGGATCATCCTTCAGCGAGTCTGCAGCCCTATGCCGAGCGTTGGCGAATTACGACAGGAGCCTCTTTCATCGTTTTTGCTAATATGCAGCAAATCCGTTTTACTCATACTATTCCTGAAAATATTGGCAAGCCATTAACAGATTTATATCGCGAACCTGTTCTTCATGGCGAAGAATATGTTTATTCCGGTAAAGGGAGTCTCGATCCGTCTTTGCGGGCTAATGTGCCGATATTCAATGATCTTGGAGTACAAATCGGGTTAGTTTCGATTGGCTTTGATCTTGCTGCAATGAAGGATCAAGAGGAACAAGCTACAAAACTTACTTTGTATGGTTTGTTCATAGCATTGGCAGCTAGTATTGTCGGATCGATCTTGGTTGCCGGTCATATAAAAAAAGCCATTCATGGATTGGAACCTTATGAGATTGCCAGTTTAATGCAGGAACGTGAAGCAACACTTGCTGCTCTTCATGAAGGTTTAGTCTCTGTAGATAAAGACGGTAGGATTGGTCTGATTAATAAAGAAGCTGCCAGGGTATTTGGTATCAACCAGGATAGTCTGCTAGGCTGTTCCTTTCGTGATCTTTTGGGTTCCGATCATCTTGGCGAGGTTATTCATACAGGTAAAGCTTTGTATAATCAAGAATTTCGTGTAAAAGATATAATTATTGTGTCCAATAGTGTTCCTATTTTTGTTGAGGGACAAGTGATTGGTGCGGTTTTTACTTTTCGCGATCGGACAGAAATTTCACGTTTGGCGGAAGAAATGACAGGCGTTCATCGTTTTGTTGATTTGCTTCGGGCGCAAGCGCATGAATTTAAGAATAAGCTTCATACTGTGTCTGGCTTGATTCAGCTGGGTTGTTATGAGCAGGCAGTTAACTATATTGTGGAGAATGCTTCAAATCATCAAGGTAATTTTGAACAACTTCGTAGTCAAATCAAAGACTCCGTTACATTTGGATTATTGTATGGAAAGTCTAATCGTGCGGAGGAACTGGGAATTCAGATGACCATTGATCCCAAAACGAGCTTGGGAATTTTGCCAGGCAGTATGACAAGTGGCGATTTAGTGATTATTTTAGGTAATTTGATTGAAAATGCTTTTGAGGCTGTTATTGATGAAACGGATAAGCGCGTTCGGGTGAAAATCGAGCAAGTCCATCAGCTGGTTACGATTGAAGTGGAAAATAGTGGTCCAGCCATTGCGTCTGATTTGGGTGATGAAATTTTTCTTCGCGGAGTTTCTACGAAAGGAGAAAGTCGCGGTGTAGGTCTTGCACTTGTATCAGAGAAAGTTTCGATTCATAGCGGCAAAATTTTTTATTGCAATCAACCAGCAGGTGGTGTACTCTTTACAGTGATCATTCCGGACAAATAA
- a CDS encoding response regulator has protein sequence MKNIKVLIVEDDPMVADINRKFTEAVSGFTVIGTAVNGKQAIEFIDKELPDLILLDVYMPQVDGLKVLSLLRKQEILVDIILITAASDGETIQKIVRSGVVDYLIKPFKFDRFRAALESYRDFKETVERKETFSQKELDKFLAAKKRVADLVLPKNLHNQTLSAIIEFLAGQTKPQSAEEVAECVGISRVTARRYLEYFVTEGRVVMVLDYLPLGRPIHRYQIK, from the coding sequence ATGAAAAATATAAAAGTGCTTATTGTTGAGGATGATCCAATGGTGGCCGATATTAATCGCAAGTTTACTGAAGCTGTGAGTGGCTTTACCGTCATAGGTACTGCAGTCAATGGTAAGCAGGCAATCGAATTTATTGATAAGGAACTTCCGGATCTCATTCTTTTAGATGTGTATATGCCTCAGGTTGATGGACTAAAAGTGTTGTCGCTCCTTCGAAAACAAGAGATACTTGTGGACATTATTCTCATTACTGCCGCAAGCGATGGAGAGACGATTCAGAAAATTGTTCGCTCCGGTGTCGTAGATTATCTGATTAAACCTTTTAAATTTGACCGTTTTCGCGCGGCATTAGAATCATATCGTGATTTTAAAGAAACTGTCGAGCGCAAGGAAACTTTTAGTCAGAAAGAACTGGATAAGTTTTTAGCGGCGAAAAAACGGGTAGCTGATTTGGTATTACCGAAAAATCTTCATAACCAAACATTATCCGCAATTATTGAGTTTCTGGCGGGTCAGACGAAGCCGCAGTCTGCTGAAGAAGTTGCTGAATGCGTCGGCATTTCTCGTGTCACGGCTAGACGTTATCTCGAATATTTTGTCACGGAAGGCAGGGTTGTAATGGTGTTGGATTATTTGCCCTTAGGGCGGCCCATACATCGTTATCAGATTAAATGA
- the citG gene encoding triphosphoribosyl-dephospho-CoA synthase CitG yields the protein MTHLFEGVSISLADLLAAKEQRQQRQNVLRNEHHLPLISITINMPGSVKNTVLTRSLCDYAAYELKKSLPIIAEQRVYLPTGPEALLVTTVDAYEAKKQCAALEGGQSFARLLDLDVFTAEGEILSAQASRGLRTCYVCGQPAVYCMREFRHSQAEIQQAVKALFQQFLAEQSRHISAQAEKIAALAVESMLYEVTCTPSPGLVNRVNSGAHKDMDFYTFMTSTAALSGSLERFAQAGLTFSGPLAELLPVLRIIGQAGEDAMFQATQGVNTQKGLIFSLGIVTAVTAFLLARHEFSEEALYQAVAQMTEGMVRRELAGRQDVEEHKLTAGEKLYKLYQIAGIRGEMEQGLPAVRCQSLPQLRHSLKQGLAVNEALIETLLRLMTCVDDTTVMNRHSPEKMRLWVKQQVEPVFAAGGLAKIEGRRQLELMEQNFIAQNVSPGGAADLLAVTWFIYRANQTLGS from the coding sequence ATGACTCATTTATTTGAAGGTGTTTCTATTTCCTTAGCGGATTTACTGGCAGCTAAAGAGCAGCGCCAGCAACGACAAAACGTATTGCGCAATGAACATCATTTGCCTCTTATTAGCATTACTATTAATATGCCTGGATCAGTGAAAAATACGGTATTAACGCGTAGCCTTTGTGATTATGCTGCTTACGAACTGAAAAAATCACTGCCTATTATTGCCGAACAAAGAGTTTACTTGCCAACAGGGCCAGAGGCCTTGCTTGTGACTACGGTTGATGCTTATGAGGCTAAAAAACAGTGTGCCGCTCTGGAAGGCGGTCAGTCTTTTGCTCGGTTGCTTGATTTAGATGTGTTTACTGCTGAGGGAGAAATTCTCTCGGCGCAGGCTTCACGGGGACTGCGTACGTGTTATGTTTGTGGTCAACCAGCTGTATATTGTATGCGTGAATTTCGTCATAGTCAGGCGGAAATTCAGCAGGCTGTTAAGGCATTGTTTCAGCAGTTTTTAGCAGAACAGTCTCGTCATATTAGTGCTCAAGCAGAAAAAATTGCTGCTCTGGCTGTGGAATCCATGTTGTACGAAGTAACGTGTACACCGTCACCGGGACTTGTGAATCGCGTTAATAGCGGTGCCCATAAGGATATGGACTTTTATACCTTTATGACAAGTACGGCGGCACTCTCGGGGTCACTGGAGCGGTTTGCTCAGGCTGGGCTAACTTTTTCTGGCCCTCTTGCTGAGTTACTTCCTGTATTGCGTATTATCGGTCAAGCGGGTGAAGACGCCATGTTTCAGGCTACCCAAGGTGTTAACACGCAAAAAGGTTTGATTTTTTCGCTAGGCATTGTGACAGCTGTTACGGCTTTCTTACTTGCCCGCCATGAATTCAGTGAGGAAGCTTTATATCAAGCAGTGGCGCAAATGACAGAGGGAATGGTTCGTCGTGAACTTGCCGGACGTCAGGATGTGGAAGAACATAAATTAACAGCAGGCGAAAAATTGTATAAACTCTATCAAATAGCCGGCATTCGTGGCGAAATGGAACAGGGACTGCCAGCTGTACGCTGTCAGAGTCTTCCACAATTGCGACATTCTTTAAAGCAAGGTCTGGCTGTCAATGAAGCTTTAATTGAAACGCTACTCAGGCTGATGACCTGTGTGGATGATACAACGGTAATGAACCGGCATTCGCCGGAAAAAATGCGTCTGTGGGTAAAGCAGCAAGTAGAACCCGTTTTTGCAGCAGGCGGTTTGGCAAAAATTGAAGGGCGAAGGCAGCTTGAACTGATGGAGCAGAACTTTATTGCGCAAAATGTCAGTCCTGGCGGCGCTGCTGATCTTTTGGCTGTAACGTGGTTTATTTATCGCGCTAATCAAACTTTGGGGAGTTGA